The genomic interval ACGTTAGGTAAGCCAGAGGTTCACGAGATTAAGTCTGTCGGGAAGTCCACTGAGCAGGCCTTGATGTATGCCGCTGCATTGGATCAGTTCTCTAATCATCCCATTGCTCAAGCCATAGTAAAGAGGGTAGCGGAAAAAAATTTGGATATTAGCAAGCTTAAGGTTACTGATGTGACAGAAGTTCCAGGTAAAGGTATCGTGGGGTATGTCGATGGAAATCATGTTGCTGTTGGTAACATGGAGTTGATGAAGGAGTACGCTTGTGACTGCAGGCAGATAGAGGGAGTTTATGAAAATGAGAAGCACACTTCGGTTTGTGTTTCTGTTGAAAAGATGGGTACTGCCTCTGTCTGCGTTATTGATGATGTTAGGAAGGACGCGATTCAAGCAGTTAACGCTTTAAAAAAGGCAAGGATCAGCACAGCCATGTTGACTGGAGACAAACGGGAGATTGCTGAAGAAATTGCTGGAATCCTGAATGTTGACGAGGTGCATGCAGAGCTCTTTCCTGAGGACAAACTGGAAATAGTTGAGGAGATGAAGGGCAAAAATGGTTTAGTGGCGATGGTCGGAGACGGCGTTAACGATGCTCCTGCACTGGCAGCCTCAGATGTGGGCATCGCTATGGGTGGTGGAGGTGTGGACGTTGCGTTGGAGTCTGCGGATGTCGTGCTGGTTAAGGATGAGTTGGCGCAAATACCCTATCTAGTCAAATTAAGCGGTAAGACGATGGAAGTCGCAAAGCAGAACATAGCCGCATCCCTAATTGTAAAGATACTATTAGGTGCGCTTGGAATAATGGGCTTTATTCCACTCTGGTTCACAGTAGCT from Candidatus Thorarchaeota archaeon carries:
- a CDS encoding cation-translocating P-type ATPase, whose amino-acid sequence is IEKLVDRFARIYVPIVIALAVFTAIAVPQILGGSFQTWIYRSLILLVISCPSAFIVSVPATIFTAVTVAARRGVIIKGGVYVEKLARVKKVIFDKTGTLTLGKPEVHEIKSVGKSTEQALMYAAALDQFSNHPIAQAIVKRVAEKNLDISKLKVTDVTEVPGKGIVGYVDGNHVAVGNMELMKEYACDCRQIEGVYENEKHTSVCVSVEKMGTASVCVIDDVRKDAIQAVNALKKARISTAMLTGDKREIAEEIAGILNVDEVHAELFPEDKLEIVEEMKGKNGLVAMVGDGVNDAPALAASDVGIAMGGGGVDVALESADVVLVKDELAQIPYLVKLSGKTMEVAKQNIAASLIVKILLGALGIMGFIPLWFTVASGDDGVTMLLLLNTLRLTKAKL